One window from the genome of Leucoraja erinacea ecotype New England chromosome 16, Leri_hhj_1, whole genome shotgun sequence encodes:
- the mon1a gene encoding vacuolar fusion protein MON1 homolog A isoform X1, translating into MEADVHNRKVSWEVNGSLVPVELQRGNRSESPTPGLVEGTEPGAGQESAMFVHTRSYEDLTADDEVKRCLDSADEGDTEQSQIEEISKDFNELSTQLTGVAMDVNKEIRESDAEGEVSSGPPRRESVLSDKEEDITSDSWKQHRKHIFVFSDAGKPIYSRYGTEEALSSLTGVMVALVAFIEATKDMIKSIHAAEGYKVVFIRRSPLIMVAVSHTRQSEQEVAKELLYVYYQIVSLLTLTQLNRIFEQKKNYDLRRLLSGSERITDNLLNLMDKDPSFLMCAVRCLPLTSSVRDMISSSLQQAKDKSLVFSILVAQNQLVSLVRKKDQFLHPIDLHLLFNLISASTSFRDGEVWTPICLPKFNSNGFFHVHISYLDQANSLCLLLISTDREHFFPISNCKSKFLERLKKRNTFQMLLEELQTPSYSISQVGIPDLRHFIYKSRSSGLFTSPEVEAPYTSEQQRERLLELYQYLYSRIHNSARPLKYIYYAGERENLLAWVTNGFELYMCFTPMGTKVAAVNAITKLMKWIRKEEDKLFILNPVTY; encoded by the exons ATGGAGGCCGATGTTCACAACCGGAAAGTGTCTTGGGAGGTCAATGGCTCCTTGGTCCCTGTTGAGCTGCAGCGTGGTAACAGATCGGAGAGTCCCACCCCAGGACTGGTGGAAGGCACGGAGCCAG GTGCAGGACAGGAGAGTGCAATGTTTGTCCACACAAGGTCCTACGAAGACCTAACGGCAGACGATGAGGTGAAGAGGTGCCTGGATAGCGCCGACGAGGGAGACACTGAGCAATCCCAAATCGAAGAGATCAGCAAAGATTTCAATGAGCTGAGCACGCAGCTGACGGGCGTGGCGATGGATGTCAACAAGGAGATCAGAGAGAGTGATGCGGAGGGCGAGGTGTCGTCTGGGCCTCCGCGCAGAGAGTCGGTGCTGAGTGACAAAGAGGAGGACATAACGAGCGACTCATGGAAGCAGCACCGCAAGCACATCTTTGTCTTCAGCGATGCTGGAAAGCCCATATATTCCCGTTATGGGACAGAGGAAGCTCTTTCTTCCTTGACGGGAGTGATGGTGGCTCTTGTTGCTTTCATTGAGGCAACCAAAGACATGATCAAGTCCATCCATGCTG CAGAGGGCTACAAGGTGGTTTTTATCCGTCGAAGTCCTCTGATCATGGTGGCAGTCTCACACACCCGCCAATCAGAGCAGGAAGTGGCCAAAGAACTTCTGTACGTTTACTACCAAATAGTCAGTCTCCTGACTTTAACGCAGCTCAACAGAATCTTTGAGCAGAAGAAGAACTACGATCTGCGCCGCTTGCTCTCGGGGTCAGAGAGGATAACAGATAACCTCCTCAATCTGATGGACAAGGATCCCAGCTTCCTTATGTGTGCTGTGCGATGTCTACCATTGACTTCTTCTGTGAGGGACATGATCAGCAGCAGCCTCCAGCAAGCCAAAGACAAAAGCCTCGTCTTCTCCATTCTGGTTGCCCAGAACCAACTTGTATCATTGGTGAGGAAAAAGGACCAGTTTCTACATCCCATCGATCTCCATCTTCTGTTCAACCTCATCAGCGCATCTACCTCCTTCCGAGATGGAGAGGTCTGGACACCGATATGTCTACCCAAGTTCAACTCCAATGGTTTCTTTCATGTCCACATCTCCTACCTTGATCAGGCCAACAGCCTGTGCTTGCTCCTCATCTCCACAGACAGGGAGCACTTTTTTCCCATCTCAAACTGCAAAAGTAAATTCCTGGAGCGGCTGAAGAAGAGGAATACTTTCCAGATGCTGttggaggagctgcagactccatcTTATAGCATTTCTCAAGTGGGAATACCAGACCTGAGGCACTTCATCTACAAGTCAAGAAGCTCGGGTTTATTCACCAG TCCTGAAGTAGAGGCTCCTTACACAAGTGAGCAGCAGCGGGAACGACTCCTGGAGCTGTATCAGTATTTGTACAGCCGCATTCACAACTCTGCAAGGCCTCTGAAGTACATCTATTACGCAGGCGAACGGGAGAATCTCTTGGCGTGG GTGACGAATGGATTTGAACTCTACATGTGTTTTACTCCAATGGGAACCAAAGTAGCGGCAGTCAATGCCATCACCAAACTCATGAAATGGATTCGGAAGGAAGAGGACAAGCTTTTCATCCTCAACCCAGTGACGTACTGA
- the mon1a gene encoding vacuolar fusion protein MON1 homolog A isoform X2: protein MEADVHNRKVSWEVNGSLVPVELQRGNRSESPTPGLVEGTEPGAGQESAMFVHTRSYEDLTADDEVKRCLDSADEGDTEQSQIEEISKDFNELSTQLTGVAMDVNKEIRESDAEGEVSSGPPRRESVLSDKEEDITSDSWKQHRKHIFVFSDAGKPIYSRYGTEEALSSLTGVMVALVAFIEATKDMIKSIHAEGYKVVFIRRSPLIMVAVSHTRQSEQEVAKELLYVYYQIVSLLTLTQLNRIFEQKKNYDLRRLLSGSERITDNLLNLMDKDPSFLMCAVRCLPLTSSVRDMISSSLQQAKDKSLVFSILVAQNQLVSLVRKKDQFLHPIDLHLLFNLISASTSFRDGEVWTPICLPKFNSNGFFHVHISYLDQANSLCLLLISTDREHFFPISNCKSKFLERLKKRNTFQMLLEELQTPSYSISQVGIPDLRHFIYKSRSSGLFTSPEVEAPYTSEQQRERLLELYQYLYSRIHNSARPLKYIYYAGERENLLAWVTNGFELYMCFTPMGTKVAAVNAITKLMKWIRKEEDKLFILNPVTY from the exons ATGGAGGCCGATGTTCACAACCGGAAAGTGTCTTGGGAGGTCAATGGCTCCTTGGTCCCTGTTGAGCTGCAGCGTGGTAACAGATCGGAGAGTCCCACCCCAGGACTGGTGGAAGGCACGGAGCCAG GTGCAGGACAGGAGAGTGCAATGTTTGTCCACACAAGGTCCTACGAAGACCTAACGGCAGACGATGAGGTGAAGAGGTGCCTGGATAGCGCCGACGAGGGAGACACTGAGCAATCCCAAATCGAAGAGATCAGCAAAGATTTCAATGAGCTGAGCACGCAGCTGACGGGCGTGGCGATGGATGTCAACAAGGAGATCAGAGAGAGTGATGCGGAGGGCGAGGTGTCGTCTGGGCCTCCGCGCAGAGAGTCGGTGCTGAGTGACAAAGAGGAGGACATAACGAGCGACTCATGGAAGCAGCACCGCAAGCACATCTTTGTCTTCAGCGATGCTGGAAAGCCCATATATTCCCGTTATGGGACAGAGGAAGCTCTTTCTTCCTTGACGGGAGTGATGGTGGCTCTTGTTGCTTTCATTGAGGCAACCAAAGACATGATCAAGTCCATCCATGCTG AGGGCTACAAGGTGGTTTTTATCCGTCGAAGTCCTCTGATCATGGTGGCAGTCTCACACACCCGCCAATCAGAGCAGGAAGTGGCCAAAGAACTTCTGTACGTTTACTACCAAATAGTCAGTCTCCTGACTTTAACGCAGCTCAACAGAATCTTTGAGCAGAAGAAGAACTACGATCTGCGCCGCTTGCTCTCGGGGTCAGAGAGGATAACAGATAACCTCCTCAATCTGATGGACAAGGATCCCAGCTTCCTTATGTGTGCTGTGCGATGTCTACCATTGACTTCTTCTGTGAGGGACATGATCAGCAGCAGCCTCCAGCAAGCCAAAGACAAAAGCCTCGTCTTCTCCATTCTGGTTGCCCAGAACCAACTTGTATCATTGGTGAGGAAAAAGGACCAGTTTCTACATCCCATCGATCTCCATCTTCTGTTCAACCTCATCAGCGCATCTACCTCCTTCCGAGATGGAGAGGTCTGGACACCGATATGTCTACCCAAGTTCAACTCCAATGGTTTCTTTCATGTCCACATCTCCTACCTTGATCAGGCCAACAGCCTGTGCTTGCTCCTCATCTCCACAGACAGGGAGCACTTTTTTCCCATCTCAAACTGCAAAAGTAAATTCCTGGAGCGGCTGAAGAAGAGGAATACTTTCCAGATGCTGttggaggagctgcagactccatcTTATAGCATTTCTCAAGTGGGAATACCAGACCTGAGGCACTTCATCTACAAGTCAAGAAGCTCGGGTTTATTCACCAG TCCTGAAGTAGAGGCTCCTTACACAAGTGAGCAGCAGCGGGAACGACTCCTGGAGCTGTATCAGTATTTGTACAGCCGCATTCACAACTCTGCAAGGCCTCTGAAGTACATCTATTACGCAGGCGAACGGGAGAATCTCTTGGCGTGG GTGACGAATGGATTTGAACTCTACATGTGTTTTACTCCAATGGGAACCAAAGTAGCGGCAGTCAATGCCATCACCAAACTCATGAAATGGATTCGGAAGGAAGAGGACAAGCTTTTCATCCTCAACCCAGTGACGTACTGA